Proteins encoded in a region of the Ziziphus jujuba cultivar Dongzao chromosome 3, ASM3175591v1 genome:
- the LOC125423448 gene encoding uncharacterized mitochondrial protein AtMg00810-like, with protein sequence MEITKIKMKGNRSFPVAWKYTSEVAMKPQVDISWIWHKRFGHSHLNNLKILQQKNMMHDLPTIEDINGNNEKMIEEFKKEMLKTFEMTYLGLMRYFLGIETYQSTPLDNCQTMKKEGGSPPANSSAFRSLIGSILYLTTTKPDIVYATSLLSRFMQNPTQVHYGVAKRILRYLQGTKYYGIWYRPTSNSQLLGFTDSDWSGSAVDMRSTSSYVFTIGLGIFSCASKKQATVTQSSA encoded by the exons ATGGAGATTACAAAAATCAAGATGAAAGGAAACAGATCTTTTCCAGTAGCATGGAAATATACTAGTGAAGTTGCTATGAAGCCACAAGTAGACATCTCATGGATCTGGCACAAGAGATTTGGTCATTCTCATTTGAACAACCTTAAGATTCTTCAACAAAAGAACATGATGCATGACTTACCAACTATTGAAGATATCAATG GAAACAATGAGAAAATGATTGAGGAATTTAAAAAAGAGATGTTGAAGACATTTGAAATGACATACTTGGGCTTGATGCGCTACTTTCTCGGAATTGAGACATACCAAT CAACACCACTTGACAATTGTCAAACAATGAAGAAAGAAGGTGGATCACCACCAGCTAATAGCTCGGCATTTCGAAGTCTCATTGGAAGTATCCTATATTTAACAACTACTAAACCAGACATCGTGTATGCAACAAGTTTGCTATCAAGGTTCATGCAAAATCCAACTCAAGTGCATTATGGAGTTGCAAAAAGAATACTCAGATATCTACAAGGAACTAAATATTATGGTATATGGTATAGACCCACTTCTAATTCACAATTGCTTGGATTCACAGACAGTGACTGGTCAGGATCAGCAGTTGACATGAGAAGCACTTCGAGCTATGTGTTCACTATTGGCTTAGGCATTTTCTCTTGCGCctcaaagaagcaagcaacagtTACACAATCATCTGCATAG